The Vibrio tubiashii ATCC 19109 genome has a segment encoding these proteins:
- the mukB gene encoding chromosome partition protein MukB, with protein MIERGKYQSLTMVNWNGFFARTFDIDGLVTTLSGGNGAGKSTTMAAFITALIPDQTLLHFRNTTEAGSSQSSRDKGLYGKLQAGACYAALDVVNSRNQRLLFAVKLQQVAGRDKKVDIKPFVIQGLPSHIKPTDVLIESVSDTQARVRQINEVKESIGQIEGVQFKAFSSIVDYHSQMFEFGVIPKKLRNSSDRSKFYRLIEASLYGGISSAITRSLRDYLLPQNGGVKKAFQDMESALRENRMTLEAIKTTQADRDLFKHLITESTNYVAADYMRHANDRRNKLEQTLSLRSELFSSRETLLEQNNLLNRVQEELELLVESESSLEQDYQAASDHLQLVQNALRQQEKIERYQEDLEELQERLEEQMMVVEEAQERVLMVEEQATVSEEEVDSLKTQLADYQQALDVQQTRALQYQQAVQALEKAKLLLQNEDLTPESAQSLVAQLKDNEAQSTNDLLSTKHKLDMSSAAAEQFETALKLVKSIVGDVERNQASQSAKAAIAQGREAQQLVQNEQQWRAQHRDVERRLHKQRQTQELVGEYQKQHHVDLIDELTFEQERERHAMQIESLEMSQEEVREQRSEQRRLEQDASAEIKKLEAIAPTWIAAHDALESLREQSGADLYDSQSVMSHMQVVLEEEKKQSVAKDKLAERRTQLEGEIERLASPGGSNDPRLKGLADTLGGVLLSEIYDDITIGDAPYFSAMYGPARHAIVVSDLSGIEEKLVELDDCPEDLYIIEGDVDAFDDSSFDAEELEGAVCVRMNDRQMRYSRLPEIPLFGRAAREQRLELLRNEREEVVEEHAKAAFDSQKLQRMYQAFNSFVAKHIQVAFEADPEQALATIRDKRNQLVRVLADLDAKEQQQRSQLLGSKQALASLDKIAPNMALIEDDALSAQFEELEQNLAKLTEAKSFVTNYGKAITELENIVSALDADPEQFDALEAEYQAADQKLQQLKKQIFALSDLVERRHYFAYSDSVDLLNQSSELSEQLKAKLVEAERARTRSRDELKQAQAQMNQYNQVLASLKSSHQAKLETVQEFKQELQEYGVTADEGAAERAMRRRDELQERLHTSRSRKSEYERTITSTELEMKSLAKRLKKVQKEYVELRTFVVAAKAGWCSVLRLARENDVERRLHKRELAYMSDNELRSMSDKSLGALRLAVADNEDLRDALRLSEDNARPERKVLFYIAVYQHLRERIRQDIIRTDDPVEAIEEMEVELARLTEELTQRENRLAISSESVASIIKKTIQREQNRIRMLNQGLSNISFGQVKGVRLNVKIRESHEVLLNGLSAQQEQHKDLFESPRYTFSEAMAKLFQRVNPHIDMGQRSPQVLGEELLDYRNYLELSVEVNRGSDGWLQAESGALSTGEAIGTGQSILLMVVQSWEEESRRLRSKDIVPCRLLFLDEAARLDAKSISTLFELCDRLDMQLLIAAPENISPEKGTTYKLVRKVFKDHEHVHVVGLRGFGQEKKATSEVQQLVEEL; from the coding sequence ATGATTGAAAGAGGTAAATATCAATCGCTAACCATGGTCAACTGGAACGGCTTTTTTGCGCGTACTTTTGATATCGATGGGCTAGTCACCACTCTTTCTGGTGGTAACGGTGCAGGTAAGTCGACGACTATGGCAGCTTTCATTACTGCTTTGATTCCCGACCAAACCTTGCTTCACTTCCGTAACACGACGGAAGCGGGTAGTAGCCAATCTTCTCGTGATAAAGGTCTGTACGGTAAACTACAAGCTGGTGCCTGTTACGCCGCTCTTGATGTCGTGAACTCGCGTAACCAACGTTTATTGTTTGCCGTTAAGCTGCAGCAGGTCGCTGGTCGAGACAAAAAAGTCGATATCAAACCGTTTGTGATCCAAGGCTTACCAAGCCATATCAAACCGACTGATGTGTTGATCGAAAGCGTTTCAGATACTCAAGCTCGTGTTCGCCAGATCAACGAGGTCAAAGAGTCGATCGGCCAAATTGAAGGTGTGCAGTTCAAAGCCTTTTCTTCGATTGTCGACTACCACTCTCAAATGTTTGAGTTCGGCGTTATTCCGAAGAAACTACGTAACTCTAGTGACCGCTCCAAGTTCTACCGTCTGATCGAGGCATCGCTATACGGTGGTATCTCAAGTGCGATTACTCGTTCACTTCGCGACTACCTCTTGCCACAAAACGGCGGTGTTAAAAAAGCGTTCCAAGATATGGAATCAGCGCTGCGTGAAAACCGCATGACACTTGAGGCGATTAAAACCACTCAGGCTGATCGCGACTTGTTTAAGCATTTAATCACCGAATCGACTAACTATGTGGCGGCGGATTACATGCGCCATGCTAATGATCGTCGCAACAAACTTGAGCAGACCTTGTCACTGCGCTCTGAGCTGTTTAGCTCGCGTGAGACTTTGCTAGAACAAAACAACCTGCTCAACCGCGTCCAAGAAGAGCTAGAGCTACTGGTTGAATCTGAGTCGTCGCTAGAGCAAGACTATCAGGCGGCTTCAGACCACTTGCAGCTAGTTCAAAACGCACTGCGTCAGCAAGAGAAAATTGAACGCTACCAAGAAGATCTTGAAGAGCTTCAAGAACGCCTTGAAGAGCAGATGATGGTAGTAGAAGAAGCGCAAGAACGTGTGCTTATGGTTGAGGAACAAGCGACGGTTTCTGAGGAAGAAGTCGATAGCTTGAAAACTCAGCTTGCCGATTACCAACAGGCATTGGATGTGCAGCAGACTCGTGCGCTTCAATACCAACAAGCGGTACAGGCACTTGAAAAAGCTAAGCTGCTTTTGCAAAACGAAGATCTAACGCCAGAATCAGCGCAGTCATTGGTTGCACAGCTAAAAGACAACGAAGCGCAAAGCACCAATGACTTGCTGTCTACTAAGCACAAGCTTGATATGTCATCTGCTGCTGCAGAGCAGTTTGAAACGGCGTTAAAACTGGTTAAGAGTATTGTTGGCGATGTGGAACGTAACCAAGCGTCCCAGTCAGCGAAAGCGGCCATCGCTCAAGGTCGAGAAGCGCAGCAGCTGGTACAGAATGAACAGCAGTGGCGCGCGCAGCATCGTGATGTCGAGCGTCGTTTGCATAAGCAGCGTCAGACTCAAGAGCTGGTGGGCGAATATCAAAAGCAGCACCATGTTGATTTGATTGATGAACTGACGTTTGAGCAAGAGCGTGAACGCCATGCGATGCAAATTGAATCGCTAGAGATGTCTCAAGAAGAGGTTCGTGAGCAGCGCAGTGAACAGCGCCGCCTAGAGCAAGACGCTTCTGCTGAAATCAAAAAGCTAGAGGCCATAGCGCCAACTTGGATTGCAGCGCACGATGCACTCGAGTCTCTACGCGAGCAAAGTGGTGCTGACCTCTACGATAGCCAGTCTGTTATGAGTCATATGCAGGTTGTGTTAGAAGAAGAGAAGAAGCAGTCTGTTGCTAAAGATAAGTTGGCAGAGCGCCGCACTCAGCTTGAAGGTGAGATTGAGCGTTTAGCGTCTCCAGGTGGATCCAATGACCCACGCCTGAAAGGGTTAGCCGATACGCTTGGTGGCGTATTACTGTCTGAAATTTATGACGATATCACTATTGGTGACGCGCCATATTTCAGTGCCATGTATGGCCCTGCTCGTCATGCGATCGTTGTATCCGATCTATCTGGCATTGAAGAGAAGCTGGTGGAGTTGGATGACTGTCCTGAAGACCTTTATATCATTGAAGGTGATGTCGATGCGTTTGATGACAGTTCGTTCGATGCAGAAGAGCTCGAAGGCGCAGTATGTGTTCGTATGAACGACCGCCAAATGCGTTACTCTCGTTTACCAGAGATTCCTTTGTTTGGTCGCGCTGCGCGTGAACAGCGTTTAGAGTTACTGCGCAACGAACGTGAAGAAGTGGTTGAAGAGCACGCTAAAGCTGCATTCGACTCGCAAAAACTGCAGCGTATGTACCAAGCGTTCAACAGCTTTGTTGCGAAACATATTCAGGTGGCATTTGAAGCTGACCCCGAACAAGCTCTGGCGACCATTCGTGACAAGCGTAATCAGCTTGTACGCGTTCTGGCTGATCTTGATGCTAAAGAGCAACAGCAGCGCAGCCAACTACTCGGCAGCAAACAAGCCTTAGCATCGCTGGATAAAATTGCACCGAACATGGCGCTGATTGAAGATGATGCGCTATCGGCTCAATTTGAAGAGCTAGAACAGAATCTTGCCAAGTTAACGGAAGCCAAGTCTTTTGTTACCAACTACGGCAAAGCCATTACTGAGCTAGAGAATATCGTTTCAGCACTGGATGCTGACCCAGAGCAATTTGATGCGCTAGAAGCTGAATATCAAGCGGCTGATCAAAAACTTCAGCAGTTGAAGAAACAGATCTTTGCCCTGTCTGATCTGGTCGAACGTCGTCACTACTTTGCTTACTCTGACTCGGTTGATTTGCTTAACCAAAGCAGTGAGCTAAGCGAACAGCTAAAAGCGAAACTGGTTGAAGCAGAACGCGCGCGTACTCGCTCTCGTGATGAGCTTAAGCAAGCACAAGCTCAAATGAACCAATACAACCAAGTATTGGCATCACTGAAAAGCTCGCATCAAGCCAAGCTAGAAACGGTTCAGGAGTTCAAACAAGAGCTTCAAGAATACGGTGTGACTGCTGATGAAGGTGCGGCAGAACGTGCTATGCGTCGCCGCGATGAGCTTCAGGAGCGACTGCATACGTCTCGTTCACGTAAGAGTGAATATGAGCGCACCATTACGTCTACTGAACTTGAGATGAAGTCGCTCGCTAAGCGTTTGAAGAAGGTTCAGAAAGAGTACGTTGAACTGCGTACTTTCGTTGTAGCTGCGAAAGCGGGTTGGTGCTCAGTGCTGCGTTTGGCGCGTGAGAACGATGTTGAACGTCGCCTGCATAAGCGCGAACTGGCTTACATGTCTGATAACGAATTACGCTCTATGTCAGATAAATCACTCGGCGCGCTTCGCCTGGCTGTGGCCGATAACGAAGACCTACGTGATGCGCTTCGTCTATCTGAAGATAATGCACGACCAGAGCGCAAAGTTCTGTTCTATATTGCCGTTTACCAACATCTACGTGAGCGTATTCGTCAGGATATTATCCGTACCGATGACCCGGTTGAAGCGATTGAAGAGATGGAAGTTGAGCTGGCTCGACTCACCGAAGAGCTGACTCAGCGTGAAAACCGATTGGCAATCAGCTCAGAGTCTGTGGCGAGCATTATTAAGAAGACGATTCAGCGTGAGCAAAACCGTATTCGTATGCTCAACCAAGGTCTGTCAAACATCTCGTTTGGTCAGGTGAAAGGTGTACGTCTCAACGTTAAGATTCGTGAAAGTCACGAAGTGCTTCTCAATGGCTTGTCAGCGCAACAAGAGCAGCATAAAGACTTGTTTGAATCGCCTCGCTACACCTTCTCGGAAGCTATGGCTAAGTTGTTCCAGCGCGTTAACCCACATATTGATATGGGACAGCGCTCTCCACAAGTATTGGGCGAAGAGCTTCTTGATTACCGTAACTACCTAGAGCTGAGCGTTGAAGTTAACCGTGGCTCAGATGGTTGGCTACAAGCCGAATCCGGCGCGCTATCTACGGGTGAAGCGATCGGTACAGGTCAATCGATTCTTCTTATGGTGGTACAAAGCTGGGAAGAAGAGTCGCGTCGTCTGCGAAGTAAAGACATTGTTCCTTGTCGTCTGTTGTTCCTTGATGAGGCCGCTCGTTTGGATGCTAAGTCGATATCGACCTTGTTTGAACTGTGTGACCGTCTAGACATGCAGCTTCTGATTGCCGCACCAGAGAACATCAGCCCTGAAAAAGGCACCACCTACAAACTAGTACGTAAAGTGTTTAAAGATCACGAGCATGTACACGTAGTGGGCTTGAGAGGCTTTGGTCAGGAGAAAAAGGCCACTAGCGAAGTTCAACAACTCGTTGAAGAGCTATAA
- a CDS encoding AraC family transcriptional regulator — protein sequence MEYSAVYEPDMQAFGILDVQLLTRYLENQIPVEELLEGSGISLAKLYCPETHITLAQKLIIFSNAVSLSNEPDLGLKVGQQARFSDFGVLGYAAFSSSTLLDALLLGFKYLRLAGPVLRKKMWIEQDRGYFRAEQLIDLDSLLPFCCEYWFAAIQNLCEEVMQQPFPSYVLKFPYPKPEYGDAYNELFRCQIEFDCQELEWEFDASSLHDPLPSANAMTLQMCLKSCDEMLAKVSSTPSLKEKITQMFVESPGCYPSIEVLSTELGMSSRTLRRHLKAEQTSYQQLLDHVRFHLAKHYLVSTGLNIEEISERIGFSDSANFRHAFRRWSGYSPKQFRNQATTTQ from the coding sequence ATGGAGTATAGCGCGGTTTATGAACCCGACATGCAGGCATTTGGCATTCTTGACGTGCAATTACTGACAAGATATCTAGAGAACCAGATTCCGGTCGAGGAACTGCTTGAAGGAAGTGGTATATCGCTTGCCAAGCTTTATTGCCCCGAAACGCATATCACCCTCGCCCAGAAATTGATCATTTTTAGCAATGCTGTGAGCCTATCTAATGAGCCTGATCTGGGCTTAAAAGTTGGTCAACAGGCGCGCTTCAGTGACTTTGGTGTTCTGGGCTATGCCGCCTTTAGTAGCAGCACTTTGCTCGATGCTTTATTGCTTGGCTTCAAATATCTACGCCTTGCCGGCCCCGTGCTGCGAAAGAAAATGTGGATTGAACAAGACCGTGGTTACTTTCGCGCCGAGCAACTGATCGACCTCGATTCACTGCTACCTTTTTGCTGTGAATATTGGTTTGCAGCAATTCAAAATCTGTGTGAAGAAGTCATGCAGCAGCCTTTTCCTTCCTATGTGCTTAAATTCCCATACCCCAAGCCAGAATATGGCGACGCCTACAACGAACTATTTCGCTGCCAAATCGAGTTCGATTGCCAAGAGCTAGAATGGGAGTTTGACGCAAGTAGCTTGCACGACCCACTACCATCAGCGAATGCCATGACACTGCAGATGTGCTTGAAGTCTTGCGATGAGATGTTAGCGAAAGTCAGCAGTACGCCAAGCTTAAAAGAGAAGATTACTCAGATGTTTGTCGAAAGCCCGGGCTGCTATCCATCTATTGAAGTACTTTCCACAGAGCTCGGAATGTCATCTCGAACACTGAGACGGCACCTAAAAGCTGAACAAACAAGCTACCAACAGCTCCTCGACCACGTTCGTTTTCATCTGGCCAAACACTACCTTGTCTCAACAGGCTTAAACATTGAGGAAATTTCCGAGCGGATAGGTTTTTCTGACAGTGCCAATTTCCGCCATGCGTTTCGCAGGTGGAGCGGTTACTCACCTAAACAGTTTCGAAACCAAGCAACTACCACTCAATAA
- a CDS encoding coniferyl aldehyde dehydrogenase: MNMMTTNLAEQETQHCDSPESELTAWFKELQLGYKKEPLPSLAVRKQRLKALKKQLSRYQDVLADAMSEDFGGRSHTESIMADVLAPILDINHVLSHVGKWMKPSRRPTEWLFKGNKLEVRYQPKGVVGIICPWNFPIYLSVGPLITALAAGNRCMIKMPPNCPATTKVLTQLLSEIYSTDIVRIVEGNHPQAMVISNLPFNHLIFTGSPKSGKVIMANAAANLTPVTLELGGKSPVVVFDDYDIEQAAQRIAHGKGFNSGQICIAPDYAFVPEEKVDQFVAAVSHAHKEMYTTIEGNHDYTSLVDDAQSQRFHELLDDARQKGAVITQCLEDGEERKTPLYIATQLTPDMRISQEEIFGPLLPVHGYQNIEQVIDYITQRPRPLACYLFSHDQQQREILLTRTHSGGVTINDWGWHVLNHSVPFGGVGNSGIGNYHGEEGFRELSHARSVFQMRKWFPIELFAPPYGHPIQKLAVRLFVGKPDQSLKK; this comes from the coding sequence ATGAACATGATGACAACCAATTTAGCCGAGCAAGAGACACAACACTGCGATAGTCCGGAGAGTGAACTGACAGCTTGGTTTAAAGAACTTCAACTGGGATACAAAAAAGAACCACTACCAAGTTTAGCGGTAAGAAAACAGCGTTTAAAAGCCCTTAAAAAACAGCTTTCGCGTTACCAAGATGTGTTAGCGGACGCGATGAGTGAAGACTTTGGCGGACGCAGTCATACCGAGTCGATTATGGCGGATGTTCTCGCGCCGATACTGGATATTAATCATGTATTAAGTCATGTCGGCAAGTGGATGAAGCCAAGCAGGCGTCCAACGGAATGGTTATTCAAAGGTAATAAGCTAGAGGTGAGATACCAGCCAAAAGGTGTGGTGGGGATTATCTGCCCTTGGAATTTCCCAATTTATCTCTCCGTTGGCCCACTGATTACCGCGCTTGCGGCAGGCAACCGTTGCATGATCAAAATGCCGCCGAACTGTCCTGCAACCACTAAAGTGCTTACTCAGCTCCTCAGTGAGATCTATTCAACCGACATCGTCCGTATTGTCGAGGGGAATCACCCTCAAGCGATGGTAATTTCGAACCTGCCGTTCAATCATCTCATTTTTACTGGTTCTCCAAAGAGTGGCAAGGTCATTATGGCGAACGCGGCAGCGAACCTAACTCCAGTTACTTTGGAGCTAGGTGGCAAGTCTCCGGTTGTTGTTTTTGATGATTACGATATCGAGCAGGCAGCACAACGTATCGCTCATGGCAAAGGATTTAACTCTGGGCAGATCTGTATTGCACCTGACTATGCCTTTGTGCCCGAAGAGAAAGTTGACCAGTTTGTCGCTGCGGTGTCCCATGCGCACAAAGAAATGTACACCACTATCGAAGGGAATCATGACTATACCTCACTGGTTGATGATGCTCAGTCGCAACGCTTTCATGAGTTGCTAGACGACGCTCGCCAAAAGGGGGCGGTCATTACTCAATGCTTAGAGGATGGAGAAGAGCGCAAAACACCTTTGTATATTGCCACCCAATTAACCCCAGATATGCGCATCAGCCAAGAAGAGATTTTTGGCCCACTTCTTCCTGTGCATGGCTACCAGAACATAGAACAAGTCATTGATTATATTACGCAGCGTCCAAGACCTCTGGCTTGTTATTTGTTTAGTCATGATCAGCAACAGCGTGAAATTTTGCTTACTCGAACCCACAGCGGCGGCGTGACTATCAATGATTGGGGATGGCATGTACTGAATCACTCGGTGCCATTTGGCGGAGTGGGCAACTCTGGTATCGGTAACTATCACGGTGAAGAAGGATTCCGTGAACTTAGCCATGCACGAAGTGTGTTCCAAATGCGCAAGTGGTTTCCAATTGAGTTGTTTGCACCTCCGTATGGTCATCCAATTCAAAAACTGGCGGTTCGTTTGTTTGTTGGTAAGCCGGACCAGAGCTTAAAGAAATAG
- a CDS encoding GMC family oxidoreductase: protein MDSYDFIIVGGGSAGCVLAARLSEDPNTSVCLLEAGGKDTSPFIHTPVGMVAMMPTKYNNWGFETVAQPGLNGRKGYQPRGKTLGGSSSINAMMYARGHRYDYDFWASLGNEGWSYDECLPYFKKAEHNEVHNDEFHGQGGPLNVADLRCPSEMLEKYLQACESVGVPRNKDINGSDQLGAMATQVTQLNGERCSAAKAYLTPNLSRPNLTVVTKATTHKVLFRDKRAIGVEYGLAGKRFQIKCRKEVILSAGAFGSPQLLLLSGVGPKQELDKHGIYQVHELAGVGENLQDHIDLIHSYKCSAKKSTFGVSLQMAAEMSKALPEWRRHRSGKLTSNYAEGIGFFCSDDDVKIPDVEFVFVVAVVDDHARKIHLSHGFSSHVTLLRPKSKGTVKLRSADPYDSPRIDPAFFSHPDDMPVMIKAWKKQHQMLESEAFDDVRGESFYPVDAIDDKAIEQDIRNRADTQYHPVGTCKMGTEQDPLAVVDNQLCVYGLEGLRVVDASVMPTLIGGNTNAPTIMIAEKVADKIKLKYGLCQEHIGERLD from the coding sequence ATGGACAGCTATGATTTCATTATTGTTGGTGGCGGCTCAGCGGGTTGCGTACTAGCAGCTCGTCTGTCCGAAGACCCCAATACCAGTGTTTGCCTGTTGGAAGCTGGTGGTAAAGACACCAGCCCCTTTATTCACACTCCAGTTGGTATGGTTGCCATGATGCCGACAAAATACAACAACTGGGGATTTGAAACGGTAGCTCAGCCGGGGCTCAATGGACGCAAAGGTTATCAGCCACGGGGTAAAACGTTGGGTGGTTCTAGCTCAATTAACGCCATGATGTATGCCCGTGGACACCGCTATGACTATGATTTTTGGGCAAGCTTAGGCAACGAAGGATGGAGCTATGATGAGTGTTTACCTTACTTCAAAAAAGCCGAACATAACGAAGTCCATAATGATGAGTTTCATGGTCAAGGTGGGCCACTGAATGTTGCTGATCTGCGTTGTCCAAGTGAGATGCTAGAGAAGTATCTACAGGCTTGTGAGTCGGTCGGTGTGCCGCGTAACAAAGACATCAACGGCTCAGATCAGCTTGGCGCGATGGCCACCCAAGTGACTCAACTCAATGGTGAGCGTTGTAGTGCTGCCAAAGCCTACCTTACTCCCAATTTATCTCGCCCTAATCTAACGGTAGTGACTAAAGCCACGACACATAAAGTCTTGTTTCGCGATAAGCGTGCGATCGGTGTGGAGTATGGCTTAGCGGGAAAACGATTCCAGATTAAGTGTCGCAAAGAAGTGATCCTTTCGGCTGGCGCATTTGGTTCGCCACAACTCCTATTGCTTTCGGGTGTGGGTCCTAAACAAGAGTTGGACAAACACGGCATTTATCAGGTTCATGAACTGGCTGGTGTCGGTGAGAACTTGCAAGATCATATTGATCTGATCCATTCCTATAAATGCAGTGCAAAGAAGTCGACATTTGGTGTATCACTTCAAATGGCCGCGGAGATGAGCAAGGCGCTTCCTGAATGGCGGCGTCATCGGAGCGGAAAACTAACCAGCAATTATGCTGAGGGAATAGGGTTCTTTTGCTCAGATGATGATGTGAAAATTCCGGATGTTGAATTTGTTTTCGTTGTCGCTGTGGTTGACGACCATGCTAGGAAAATCCACTTAAGTCATGGATTCAGTAGCCACGTCACCTTGCTGCGGCCTAAGAGCAAAGGCACGGTGAAACTAAGAAGCGCAGATCCGTACGACTCTCCCCGCATTGATCCCGCGTTTTTTAGCCATCCTGATGATATGCCTGTCATGATTAAGGCGTGGAAAAAACAGCATCAAATGTTAGAAAGTGAGGCGTTTGACGATGTACGAGGAGAAAGCTTCTATCCTGTCGATGCAATTGATGATAAAGCGATAGAGCAAGATATTCGTAATCGCGCTGACACTCAGTATCATCCCGTCGGAACCTGTAAAATGGGGACGGAGCAAGACCCACTCGCTGTGGTAGACAATCAACTTTGTGTCTACGGATTAGAGGGTTTAAGAGTAGTTGATGCCTCAGTTATGCCCACTTTAATCGGTGGAAACACCAATGCGCCGACGATAATGATTGCCGAAAAAGTGGCGGATAAAATTAAGTTAAAGTACGGTTTGTGCCAAGAGCATATTGGCGAACGTTTGGATTAA
- a CDS encoding alpha-L-glutamate ligase-like protein encodes MFSRFTSQFTTPGKLHHKGIMGMNQRNHSYIGRYNDRSKYPLVDDKLKTKIIAQQHGATTPELIGVISSQVEVKTIHKMVKDWPGFVIKPAQGSGGKGILVITSHKDGVYTKPSGATINQEDVERHISNALAGLFSLGGKNDVAVVENLIKFDDCFDGFSYEGVPDVRIIVFKGYPVMAMMRCSTAASDGKANLHQGAVGVGIDIATGRAVRAVQFDQPITHHPDTGKELATLQVPHWERLLTLASSAWEMTGLGYMGTDMVLDKEEGPMVLELNARPGLAIQIANGAGLLPRLHHIENLGLGIEYPKPAERVAYAARQFGIFAKEVTS; translated from the coding sequence ATGTTTTCACGTTTTACCTCTCAATTTACAACCCCTGGTAAGCTTCACCATAAAGGTATTATGGGGATGAACCAGCGCAACCACAGTTACATTGGGCGATATAATGACCGCTCAAAGTACCCACTGGTTGATGATAAGCTCAAAACCAAGATCATTGCCCAACAACATGGTGCGACCACACCAGAATTGATAGGCGTGATCAGTAGCCAAGTTGAAGTAAAAACCATTCATAAGATGGTAAAAGATTGGCCGGGTTTTGTTATCAAGCCTGCTCAAGGGAGTGGCGGTAAAGGTATTCTGGTTATCACGTCACACAAAGATGGCGTTTATACTAAACCTTCTGGCGCAACGATTAATCAAGAAGATGTCGAACGCCATATCAGTAACGCACTGGCCGGGCTTTTTTCACTTGGTGGTAAAAATGACGTTGCCGTGGTTGAAAACTTAATCAAGTTTGATGACTGCTTTGACGGCTTTAGTTATGAAGGTGTACCGGACGTGCGTATTATTGTTTTCAAAGGCTACCCTGTGATGGCGATGATGCGTTGTTCTACTGCCGCTTCAGACGGTAAGGCTAACTTACACCAAGGCGCGGTGGGTGTCGGTATTGATATCGCAACCGGACGCGCGGTTAGAGCGGTTCAGTTTGACCAACCAATCACCCACCATCCAGACACTGGCAAAGAGCTTGCTACACTGCAAGTCCCACATTGGGAGCGCTTATTAACGTTAGCTTCTAGTGCTTGGGAAATGACAGGTCTTGGTTATATGGGTACCGATATGGTACTCGATAAAGAAGAAGGGCCAATGGTACTTGAACTCAATGCTCGCCCGGGTCTAGCCATTCAAATTGCTAATGGCGCTGGTTTGTTGCCAAGGCTTCATCACATTGAAAACTTAGGTCTGGGTATCGAATATCCAAAACCTGCTGAACGTGTCGCGTATGCTGCTAGGCAATTTGGTATCTTTGCCAAAGAAGTGACTAGCTAA